Part of the Ardenticatenales bacterium genome is shown below.
TCTAATTGCAGCCTGGGAATGCTTGATTCATAATGTCGGAGAATTGTCATGAACTATGAATTCCACGCCCACCTGCCCCTGGCCTTGCAGGACGCTGGCACACAATCAGCGGCTATTGATTTTCTGGCTGGCAAACAATCTCATCCACCCCATGCCTGGCCAGAGTTGGCTGCTCTCGATGATGATGGGGCACGCATGGCTTTATTGGCGCAAATGCTGGTTTTTACCTCATATAAAGACCAGGCCAGAGTGGGGGCGCGGAATGACCCTGGTGGCTACCTTTTCTGGCTGGAGCATGGTGCCAGGGAGTTTCTAACCCGGCAACGGCATCGGTTAAATGAGTTGAACCTGGATCAATCCAGCCGTTCTTTGCCCGATTTAAGCCTGCTGCCCTTTGGCACATTTGCCCTCCACTTTACCTTCACCCTCACCAGCCCCTACCTCAGCAAAGATGACACCGCCCTGCATCTGCTGGACAATCCGATGAAGAAAGAGTGGCTCTTCAAACTGCCTTATGTCGCTTCTACTCAATGGAAGGGAACGTTACAGGCCACCATGGTGAAGCAGTTGGTTGAATGGTGGCAGGGCCTGGGTGAAGCAGAGCAATCGCAGCGGATGCAGCGGAAACAGTTTGTGGCTCAACGCATCCAATTAACGCGCTTGTTTGGCACGGAGATTGAAAATACCCGGCGTTATCTGGTGCAATGTGGGGATGAGAAGCTAGATAGATGGTACAAGCGTTATGTGCGTCGCTTCCTATCTAGTACAGGCTTTTTGGCTGGACGCCTCTATTTCTACCCCACCTTTTTTGACCAACTCAGTTTGGAGGTGATTAACCCTCACGACCGGGAGACGGGGGCCGGCAAACTGCCCATCTACTTTGAGGCGGTTCCGGCTGGGGCTTCCGCCAGTTTCACCCTGCTCTACACGCCGCTGGACCGCGTTGGTGAAGATGCGACGGAAACCCGCCGCCAGGTGTTCGCCGACTTGCAACTGCTGGCCGAGGGTCTGGAATCGCTTTTTACCGTTTATGGCTTTGGCGCCAAGACCAGCAGCGGGTTTGGGCTGGCAGAACTGACAGGGGAGGGACACTTAGCCCTTTACTACCCTGCCGCCAAATCACAATCGCCTCGCCCCCAGGAGCCGCTCTACCCAGAAGCTGTGCGGGAATTTTTGGAAAACTATCCGCCTGAGTATCTGGACATGAAGCCGAAACAACTCAAAGACGCTGGCGTACCCAACCGTATGCGTCAGCAGGCAAAAGAGATTAAGAAGTTGTATCAGCAATACCAAAGCGACCTGGACCAGTACCAAAGTACGCTAACCGAATGGGAAACAGCCGCCACCACACCCTCACCACCAATAACAGAACGAGGCTTCTGCGCATTTTCTGATCTGGTAGACATTTTTGATTCTGTGGGAGGCGATATATGAGCCAACTTACCCAAACCAGCGTTATCCAACAACTTCAGCCTGTGGTCACTGTTTTGCAAGAGGCATTGGGCGATGATCTGGTTGCTCTTGTTCTCTTCGGTTCCCGCGCCTGCGGTGATGCCACCCCAGACAGCGATTGGGATGTGCTGCTGCTGGCCCACAACCTGCCGGAACGTCCCTTTCCCCGTCATCGCTACTTGCAAAAGCTGTTGCCCCCGCCCTGGCGCACCCAAATCTCCTTACTGGCCAAAACCCTTGCCGAATTTGAAACTGCTGTGCCCCCCCTCTTTCTGGACATCGCCCTGGATGGCATCATTCTCTACGACCCGGACCATTACGCTGCCAACCGGCTCGCCTATCTCCATAAACTTCTGCAAACCAAGGGGCTGTTCCGCCGACAACAGGGTAAAGAGATGATCTGGCTTTGGCAAAGCTTTCCGGGCCTCAACTGGCAGATTACCTGGGAGGAAACAGCATGAATCTATACTCTGTTTGCCGGCATTCTGGCAAAGAAACCACTGCCCAAAACCTAACACAAGAAGGTGACACATGAGCCAATTAGACCAACTCGCTCAACACCGAGATGCCATCCTGTTGGCGGAAGCTGTTGGCTGGCTCCATGATTACCGCAAGTGTTCCGAGGAACAACTGCAAACCAAGGCTGCCAACCCTGGTGGCAATGCGATCACTCGCGCAGAACTTACCAATCGGTTCGCTAATCTCAACTCTGTATTACTAACAATTGCTTCCGTTACGGAGCAGGTTCCCGATTTACTAAATCAGCCGAGGGGCCAAGCCCACAACCTTAGTACATCATTTCTGCAACAATATCTTGCCCGTTGCCACAACACTGCTCATTTTGATAAGCAGGATCCGTTGAATAGCGGTAAACAGAACTTCCCCGGAACACAGGTTAGTACAGCTTTTGGATATGAAACGTCTGTTGGTTCCAATTTGACCACGCAGTTATGGGCACTTCCCTGGAATAACTTAACTACGCTTAATACGAACAACCGGAATAGCCTGCGCAAAACAGTGAAAAAACTGTTTGCTACAGTTGGAGCAGATACACGTCGTCCCATCAACGAGATCAACTTATGGGATTGGGGGGTATTGGTTGGCGGGCTTTATAAAGCGGCCATTGCTGCTGTGATTTTTGGTCACCAACCCGCCAATCGCGATCTACGTTGGCAATTGCTTGGCATCCGCACCGACGCATTGGCCTATTTGACCAACGTGTCTCGTCTGCCAGATCTGATAGCTCGTCAAAACACACTGCAAGCCGCTATCGACAATGTGCAAACCCTGCTGGAAGAGACATACCCGTTAGCCGCAGAAGTGTATCGGGACGAAAACGGCTCACTCTATGTTGTGCCTAACTTGCCTAATTTGCTTGCCCTACAAGATGGTGGCGACCAAACACTGCAAACTCATATTGAGCAGCAATTTGCCACAGATGGAGAAGTTGTACCGCAAATTACACTCGATCCGACGGCATGGTGGGGTCAAGACCCTGATTGGCAAGGAAGGGACAAAATCCCGCCAGCCGGAACCATCCTCTCTATACCGGCAACGCCAGAAAGCGATGCCACCGTCATTAACGAAGCATGGCAAAACCAACAACAAACCATTTGCCCCATTTGTGGGTTACGTCCCTGCATTAACAGACAACTGGACTATTGCCAGGTATGTGGTGAACGGCGCAAAGGGCGAGTGGTTGAATGGTTACAAGATCAGAGCAAAACGATCTGGTTGGATGAGGTTGCAGACAGGCATGGCCGTCTTGCGCTTATTACTGGCTCGTTTGACCTTGTTGACTGGCTCAGTGGTGTTTTGGTAGAAACTTTATTGGTCAAAGAACCTGCAGCAAGCAACCTGCCAATTTCTAAAACCCCTTCCTTCGCCCGCTTACGCCGTATCTGGCAAACTACCCAAACTTTCTGGGAACAATCTCAAACTGGTATCAACCAGATTCTCACTGACCTTCGCAGGCGACTGACCATCACACTGGGCAATCAACCGAACCTTAAAGCAAACCAAACTTATGAATTGGATTTGCTGGGCCAGACACAATTGAGCGTGTTGTGGGATGGAGAACAGTTAATCAGTATTGATAACCTTTCTTACACGGCAGGGCAGTTGAACATCGAAAAAGAAAAATGGCGGACGCCTGTAGATGCGGCTCTGGAAGTTGGCGTGTGGCTCGATGAGCGCAAAAACCGGTTTTTTCAACTCATCTCTGATGATGAGAGAAATACTCCTAGTTCAAACGGAATTTGTGTCTGAAAGGAAACTGAGGCATTGTTGGGCTTGTGACAGAACCAACAATCCCTCAGCAACGCAAGTATAGCACAGACAAAAACAACGCTCGGTGGGAATCACGACGGATTGTGATTCCAATGCAGTACGAAGAGTACCAAGAAACGATGACCGACCCACAACAAGCCAAAACCTACATTGAACAACAAATGGCAAGCCATCCCGAATTGTTTCCACCAGCTATGCAAGCCGGATACAAACTGCACGGATGGACAAGGCCATCGAAGAAAATGCCAGAAGTACACTTGCGCCGCATTCGGTTACAGATAGAGAATGAAGCGGGGCAAAAGCTGGCCTACACCATTGCCCCATGCGACCTGCTGCCTTATCTGGTAGGAACGGTAACAGAAGTAGAGAAGGCGCTCTTCTTGAAGCAGTTCGGTGTTCCCGATTGGGCGTTGACTTACGTGTTTGGGCGCAACGATAGCTATTGGTACCGTCTTACCGAGTCGTTTGGTCGATTCAGTCTAGTGGGAACGACCGTGAAAGAAGCAGAAAAGCTGCCAACTGATCTGTTAGCAGATGAAAAACATGCCAAAGCCCATGGCGGCAAATGGTACGTAGCCACGACAGTAGCCCAGGATTGCGTACTGGGGGCGGCTGTATCCCAGAGCGCCGATGCAGAAGGGTTGACCGCTGCTTACGAGGTATTCAAAGAAGAAGCACAGCAGCTAAACCCCAGTTACAAACCCGATTCGGTCAATGTAGATGGATGGGCAGCGACAAGTAAGGCATGGCAGACCCTGTTTCCAGCCATCACAATTATCCTGTGCTTTTTACATGCCTTCATCAAAATACGGGGGCGATGCAAGCGATTGGGTAACACCTACACCCAAATCAAACAGCAAGTGTGGGGTATCTACCAGGCGACAAGTCGTCCCGATTTCAAACAGGGCATTACCATGCTTCAGCAGTGGGTGATGCACAATCGAGACAAGTTAAGTGGTTATGCAATCGAGGCCATAGACAAACTATGTCAGCGAGCTGACCAATACTGTCTCGCATTTGACCATCCTACAGCCCACCGTACCAGCAATATGCTTGACCGCCACATGGGGCTTATGGCTCGCTGGCTAGCGGGTGGACGATATTTTCATGGGAATCTACAAGTGGCTGACCTGAGGACACGTGCGTGGGCGTTGTTGCACAACTTTCGCCCTTACTGTCCGCGATCAAAAGTGAGCAAGGAGTATCAGTCACCTGCTCACAAGCTGAATGGATTTGTTTATCGAGAAAACTGGCTAGAAAACCTCTTGGTTGCCTCATCTAATCAGGGGTTTAGGTGTAGCCACAAAAAACGATTGAACTAGAAATACTCAATATGATGTCAGATTGGCCGGCATTAATTATCAAGACAGTGATTACGCTACGGTTATCCCTATCCTCGCCCAACCTCGCACCTTCATGGCTATGGTGCCGGCAAACAAAGCCCTAGATGTGATTGACGCCATCAAGACCAAATACGAACGGGAAATGGGCAAGGTGCGGAACCGGCTGCCGCTGCACCTGGGCATTGTCTATTTCCATCGGCGCACCCCATTGCGGGCGGCGCTGGATGCGGGACGGCGGATGTTGAAGTATGAAGGAGGAAGGGCGAAGGACGAAACGTGGACGGTAAAGCAGGATGCCCCAAAAGGTGTACTACCTGATGAGAAAAAATGCCTGGCTACGGGGACGCAACAATTCGCAGAAACAATAACAGTCGAATTGGAGCAAAACGAACGTTCCCTTACCTGGTATGTTCCGGCCAAGATGGGGGATGGGCAAACCGATGACAATTGGTATCCCTATGTTTTTGTCCAGAACGATGTCAGCGGCCGGCAGTATGTCTTCAAAGGGTTACGCCCCAAGCGTGATGGAACAACGGAAGAGTGTTGGCTGGTCCATGCTGCTGAACTCAAGAAAGACGACCAGATTTATTTCACGCCGGCTACCCTGGATTTTCAATGGCTGGACAGCGCAGGCCAGCGTTTCGCCATCGCCTACGATGATGATGGCCGGCGGCGTGACCATCGTGACTTTCCTGCCCGCCCCTATTTGCTCGATGAATTGACGACGATCAACAGGGCGTGGAAGATGATTTCTGAGGCGGATGGGCTGAGTAGTAGCCAGATTTATATTTTGCGCGATTTGGTTGAGGCGAAACGGGAAAGCTGGGAGCCGACGCCGGAGCAGTGTCAAAAAGATGGTATGTTCAGGCGTTTTTGCCGCGATGCGGTCGCCAATGCCAATTGGAAAGAAGAACCCGACAAAGAAGTTGATCAACTGACCAACTGGGTCGTTTCTGGGCTTTTCACGGATGTGGTGCAATTGTATATGGGCATTATGAAGGAAAAACCGCAACGGGAGGAAGAAGAAAATGGGTGATTATTACCGACAAGAACGCTATTTACTGATGACGCTGGACCCGCTGCACGTGGGCACGGGGGGCAATCGGCTGGGGCGGGTAGACCTGAGCATTGTGCGTGAACCGGGAACCCGGCTGCCTAAAATTCCGGGCACGTCTTTGCATGGGGCGATACGCCAATATGCGGCGGTTCGCTATGAAAAGATTTCCTGTGCCGGCAGCGGGCAAGGCAAACAGGAACATTGCCGCAGTCGCCAGTGCCCCATTTGCTATACATTTGGCTACCTGAAAGGTCAGGCCGGTGGAGAAAGTGGAAGGGTAAGCATTGGGGATGCGCGGTTGCTCCTTTTCCCCGTTTATTCTCTGGCCGGGCCAATATGGGTCACTTGTCCCGGCATTTTGCGTGAATTTGACGTCCCCGAACAAGACCCGGTTCGAGAAGAAGACGGAAAAGAGGTTCAACTGGTTAAGCTCCCCTCCGATCTGCAAGCGCAGAGCTACCTTAACCTGGGGTGGTTAATGTTGGAGAAGGCGGGTGATGTGTTTGACTGGTCAGAAAAGATAAATGGTATTCCTGAGGAAATTCAAAAGCGGGTTGTTCTCGTTTCTGACAAGCTTTTTAGCCAGATTGTCAACTCAAACTTGGAAGTACGCACCTCGGTCAGCATTGACCCGGAGACCGGAGCGGCGGCGGACAAGGCATTGTTTACTTATGAAGCGATTCCCCGCTCCGCCATCCTCTGGCTGGATGTGGTAGAGGATGATTTTAAGGGCGCTAAGGACCGCCACTTTCCTCGAACTGAGAATAAGTGCAAGGTTGAAGAGGTTGAGAAGGAAAACGGCGCGAAAGAGGATCGTTATACGGACAATGCCGGCAATCCGTTGGGGAATGGAGAGGTATGGGAGAAACCGCTTGATGTCGTGACTGCCGGCATTAAACTGGCTAAACTACTCGGCGTCGGCGGCATGGGCACACGCGGTTTTGGCCGGGTGCGTACCGTGGCCCATTGGGAGGTAAAGTGATGACCACGCTCAATCTGGACCAAAAAGCGGCTCAATATGCCCAGAAAATGGTAATCAATGCCGAAGGTACGAAAGATGTTAAAAAACCAATAGATACGCTGGAACGTTTAGTAACCAAAACATTAGGGGTGTTACAGGAACAAGGCGTTTATGCTGCTATCCTGTTCCTTTATTCACGTACCAGCGATGAAGCAAAGATTGCTCCTGCTATTCGTTGTTCTCTTTTTCGGTTGATGCAAGATCGGGAGAAGAATCACGAACTTTATCCATTTAAAGACAAATCAGTGCCAACTGATGATGCCGATGCTGAAACGGCTTTAGCCTTTTACAGCGGCACTGTCTGCAACGACCTGGACACGCTGCTCCTGGTCAAAGACCTCTACGAGCAAACCCTGATTTATGCCCGCTACGGGGCAAAGGCAGCGGGGAATGAGTTGGCAGCAATATGACCTGGTCTTCCACCTGCTGTCGCCGCTGCACATTGGCGCCCGCAAGGTGAGCAACTTGCAGCAAACACGGGGCTATGTGACCGGCAAAGTATTCTGGGCCGCCCTTACAGCCCATATCACCCGTGAAACCATCTCACAGCCGTACGGCGAAGATTATCGGAATATTGGGCAGGATGTTCAAGAATACTTTCGTTTTAGCTATTTGTATCCCGCGCTGCGCGTTGATGGTGAATATCAGGTTCATTACCCCTGGCAAGATGATTTCGACTACCTGTTCCTGAACAGTTACGCCAGCACAGCCCTCAACTACGATAGCTTCAGCGCGGAAGATGCGATGCTGCACGAAACAGAGTTCATTGCTCCCGTGACACGCACCCGAGAGCCTGTTTATTTGCAGGGTTCTATTCTTGTACGGGAGGGATTGCCGGCAGAATTGCACGCGTGGCCGGACGTACTCAACAGATTGCAATTCGGCGGCGAACGGGGCTATGGCTGGGGCCGCGTCGCCTTGAGCCACAAATCAAATGGCCAGGCCATTTCCGGCGAACCACTTGGGGAGGCGGTAAAAGGCAAGGACGGGTGCTGGCGCATTACCGCTCATCTCAAGACCGAAGGCGCCACCGGCATCAGCGGCCCAGTTGAACCATTGATCGGCTGGGAACGAGCCGGGGACAACGAAACCACCTGGAGACTCAGCAAAAAAGCGGTTATTACTTACGCGCCAGGAGCGCAGGTACAGTCCCCGGAAACATTCCAGATTGTGGCGCATGGGTTGTGGCGGTAAACGAATGGGGGGGCTGCCGGCAAATCATCCACCCAATTCCGCCAACATAGATGCGAACGGCCAATGAACCCGGATTGGTTCATTCTCCAAGAATGAACCAATCTAAAACGAAAGCTACAGCGCGGCCTGGAGAAAGGGGTGAGCGTCCATGCGGCGCATCAGCGCGTAGCGCCTGCTGTGTTTTGCGCGCAGGTTTTGCACGCGCCGCCGGTAATCGGCTTCGGTCCCCTGGTGTCGCGCCAGATCATGCAACTTGACGAGCAATCCGACTGCCTCATCGTAAGCAGGGCCATTCCCCTGTTCAATAGACATCGTGACCAAACTCCAGGTGGACTCTTCTCTGGCGGCCAGCGATTCCAACTCTTGCAGGCGGCGCGCTTCCGCCGCCGCGCGCGCTTTCTGGCGTTGGCGCTGTTTGATGGATTCGATCTGTTCGCGGAGTTGTTGCACGGTGCGCTGCCCCTGTTTGGGTCTGCGGGAGGCGGTGGGGTGGCTGTCTTGTAAGTGGCGGCGCAAGAGAATGTCCAGGTTGGGTTCACCCGCGACCAACCGCTGCAGCCATGCTTGCTGATCGGCAGGTGACATTCTGGCAATGGCCGTCTCCCAATTCTGCTTTTTCTGATCCGTGGCCGGGGCGCTGCCGGCATTTGCCACCTGCAATAATGTCTTATCCAACTGAAAAAGGTCGCAAAACGCGCGCAACGGCGGCGTCAGGTTGTCAAGACCCGGCGGCGGCGGCGGTTCCATCTCCTCACCTTCGAATTCCCACTCATTGGCTACGGCGACACGCAGCCACGCCAGATAAAGAAGGCGATAATCCTGCCGCATGAGATCGCCGCGTAGCGGCAGCAGCGCATCCAGGCTCCCTTCCCCCTCTATCCAATAGT
Proteins encoded:
- a CDS encoding CRISPR-associated protein Csx11, which gives rise to MSQLDQLAQHRDAILLAEAVGWLHDYRKCSEEQLQTKAANPGGNAITRAELTNRFANLNSVLLTIASVTEQVPDLLNQPRGQAHNLSTSFLQQYLARCHNTAHFDKQDPLNSGKQNFPGTQVSTAFGYETSVGSNLTTQLWALPWNNLTTLNTNNRNSLRKTVKKLFATVGADTRRPINEINLWDWGVLVGGLYKAAIAAVIFGHQPANRDLRWQLLGIRTDALAYLTNVSRLPDLIARQNTLQAAIDNVQTLLEETYPLAAEVYRDENGSLYVVPNLPNLLALQDGGDQTLQTHIEQQFATDGEVVPQITLDPTAWWGQDPDWQGRDKIPPAGTILSIPATPESDATVINEAWQNQQQTICPICGLRPCINRQLDYCQVCGERRKGRVVEWLQDQSKTIWLDEVADRHGRLALITGSFDLVDWLSGVLVETLLVKEPAASNLPISKTPSFARLRRIWQTTQTFWEQSQTGINQILTDLRRRLTITLGNQPNLKANQTYELDLLGQTQLSVLWDGEQLISIDNLSYTAGQLNIEKEKWRTPVDAALEVGVWLDERKNRFFQLISDDERNTPSSNGICV
- the cmr4 gene encoding type III-B CRISPR module RAMP protein Cmr4, which gives rise to MGDYYRQERYLLMTLDPLHVGTGGNRLGRVDLSIVREPGTRLPKIPGTSLHGAIRQYAAVRYEKISCAGSGQGKQEHCRSRQCPICYTFGYLKGQAGGESGRVSIGDARLLLFPVYSLAGPIWVTCPGILREFDVPEQDPVREEDGKEVQLVKLPSDLQAQSYLNLGWLMLEKAGDVFDWSEKINGIPEEIQKRVVLVSDKLFSQIVNSNLEVRTSVSIDPETGAAADKALFTYEAIPRSAILWLDVVEDDFKGAKDRHFPRTENKCKVEEVEKENGAKEDRYTDNAGNPLGNGEVWEKPLDVVTAGIKLAKLLGVGGMGTRGFGRVRTVAHWEVK
- a CDS encoding nucleotidyltransferase domain-containing protein encodes the protein MSQLTQTSVIQQLQPVVTVLQEALGDDLVALVLFGSRACGDATPDSDWDVLLLAHNLPERPFPRHRYLQKLLPPPWRTQISLLAKTLAEFETAVPPLFLDIALDGIILYDPDHYAANRLAYLHKLLQTKGLFRRQQGKEMIWLWQSFPGLNWQITWEETA